One Hordeum vulgare subsp. vulgare chromosome 4H, MorexV3_pseudomolecules_assembly, whole genome shotgun sequence DNA window includes the following coding sequences:
- the LOC123446538 gene encoding uncharacterized protein LOC123446538 has product MADPFPSPLPLLPKAPLGSEFRLHAALKSPIHTAPPLRPGAAAVLWLGVTTTTPPLACVRGRRRGPRSTSWRRGCLHSDGGHVHWFLR; this is encoded by the exons ATGGCCGATCCATTCCccagccccctccctctcctacccAAAGCTCCACTGGGTTCCGAGTTCCGACTCCATGCGGCTCTGAAATCACCCATACACACTGCACCACCGCTGCGCCCCGGAGCTGCCGCCGTGCTGTGGCTCGGcgtcaccaccaccacgccgcctctCGCGTGCGTCCGCGGCCGCCGCCGCGGTCCCCGTTCTACCTCATGGCGTCGCGGCTGCCTCCACTCCGACGGCGGTCATGTACACTGGTTTTTGAG ATAG